The Kosakonia sacchari SP1 genome includes a window with the following:
- a CDS encoding RHS repeat protein — MSTSLYSKTPSVTVLDNRALLVRAIVYHRHPDSPDITDECITRHQFDARALPSQSADPRLHAAGLANFSYLSDLNGTALRTQSADAGTSVALNDASGRVFLQVSNVGPGNERGAAVTRTFQYEDASLQGRLLGITEQAAGENARATERFVWGGHSADEQSHNLAGQPVSHYDPAGLLSTNSISLSGVPLSVTRQLLPDDAEADWQGVDASAWNDLLAGEIYTTTSTVDAAGNVLTTLDAKGNLQRVAFDVAGLLKGSWLTVKGGTEQIIVKSLSYSAAGQKLREEHGNGVVTTYSYEAETQRLIGIKTERLSAAKVLQDLRYEYDPVGNVLVITNDAEETRFWRNQQVVPENRYAYDSLYQLVSATGHEMASAVQQNSSLPAYSSFDDATYTNYSRTYTYDRAGNLTKIQHSAPASGNNYTTSITVSDRSNRAVLSTLTENPADVEALFTAGGQQKQLLPGQTLQWTARQELQKVTPVTRNGAADDSESYRYNASSQRIVKVTSQLTGNTMQTKRVIYLPGLELRSSATEELQIITVGEAGRAQVRVLHWESGQPDGISNDPIRYSYDNLTGSSSLEVDSSGELISQEEYYPFGGTALFAARSQLEADYKTIRYSGKEQDATGLYYYGYRYYQPWAGRWLSADPAGTVDGLNLFRMVLNNPVTLYDDKGEAAYDSKGGKRYSIRDARLDYEISSAGSILEEAIRKLEQPKLDPDTKERIREIFKGATHLKKIKTSRFKDELLLRFKYMRQALTKNKTMFDDEGKGVGRLALVNKNDTDI; from the coding sequence ATGAGTACATCCCTTTACAGTAAAACCCCGTCAGTCACGGTGCTTGATAACCGTGCTCTGCTAGTACGCGCTATCGTTTATCACCGCCATCCCGACTCGCCGGACATCACCGATGAATGCATTACCCGCCATCAGTTTGATGCGCGCGCTCTGCCGTCACAAAGTGCCGACCCGCGCCTGCACGCCGCCGGGCTGGCGAATTTCAGTTACCTCAGCGACCTGAACGGCACGGCGCTACGCACGCAGAGTGCGGATGCGGGTACATCCGTTGCCCTGAATGACGCCTCCGGGCGGGTTTTTTTACAGGTCAGCAATGTTGGTCCAGGCAACGAGCGCGGCGCTGCTGTGACCCGCACTTTTCAGTATGAAGATGCCAGTCTGCAGGGGCGGTTGCTCGGCATTACCGAGCAGGCTGCCGGGGAAAACGCACGCGCCACCGAACGGTTTGTCTGGGGTGGTCATTCCGCAGATGAACAGAGCCACAATCTCGCCGGTCAGCCAGTGAGCCATTACGACCCGGCAGGCCTGCTGTCGACCAACAGCATTTCCCTGAGCGGCGTGCCGCTTTCCGTCACCCGTCAGCTGCTGCCGGACGATGCCGAAGCAGACTGGCAGGGCGTGGACGCCTCGGCGTGGAACGACCTGCTGGCGGGCGAAATCTACACCACCACCAGCACGGTAGACGCCGCCGGGAATGTCCTGACCACGCTTGATGCGAAAGGTAATCTCCAGCGCGTGGCGTTTGATGTGGCGGGTCTGCTGAAGGGCAGCTGGCTGACGGTGAAGGGGGGGACAGAGCAGATTATCGTGAAATCCCTGTCATACTCCGCCGCCGGGCAGAAGCTGCGCGAGGAACACGGCAACGGCGTGGTAACCACGTACAGTTATGAAGCGGAAACGCAGCGTCTTATTGGTATTAAAACGGAACGTCTGTCTGCTGCAAAAGTGCTGCAGGATTTGCGCTACGAATACGACCCGGTGGGCAATGTGCTGGTTATCACTAACGATGCCGAGGAGACGCGTTTCTGGCGCAATCAGCAAGTGGTGCCCGAAAACCGCTACGCCTACGACAGCCTGTACCAGCTGGTCAGCGCGACCGGGCACGAAATGGCCAGCGCGGTGCAGCAGAACAGCAGCCTGCCAGCTTATTCCTCCTTTGATGACGCCACCTACACCAATTATTCCCGCACTTACACCTACGACAGGGCCGGAAACCTGACGAAAATTCAGCACAGCGCACCCGCGTCCGGCAATAACTACACGACATCAATTACAGTCAGCGACCGCAGCAACCGCGCGGTGCTCAGCACCCTGACGGAAAATCCGGCGGATGTGGAGGCGCTGTTCACCGCCGGTGGGCAGCAAAAACAACTTTTACCGGGGCAGACACTCCAGTGGACGGCGCGCCAGGAGTTGCAAAAAGTCACGCCCGTCACCCGCAACGGCGCAGCCGACGACAGCGAAAGTTACCGTTACAATGCAAGCAGCCAGCGCATCGTCAAAGTCACCTCACAACTGACCGGCAACACCATGCAGACAAAACGGGTGATTTACCTGCCGGGTCTGGAACTGCGCAGCAGCGCAACCGAAGAATTGCAGATAATAACGGTTGGCGAAGCCGGCCGCGCTCAGGTGCGGGTTTTACACTGGGAGAGTGGTCAGCCTGACGGCATCAGCAATGACCCGATTCGTTACAGCTACGACAACCTCACCGGCAGCAGCAGCCTCGAAGTGGACAGCAGCGGCGAGTTAATCAGCCAGGAGGAGTATTACCCGTTCGGCGGCACGGCGCTGTTTGCTGCCCGCAGCCAGCTTGAGGCGGATTACAAAACGATTCGTTATTCCGGCAAGGAGCAGGATGCCACGGGGCTTTACTACTACGGTTACCGCTATTACCAGCCGTGGGCTGGACGGTGGCTGAGTGCCGATCCGGCGGGTACGGTGGACGGGCTTAATTTGTTCAGAATGGTTTTGAATAATCCGGTCACCTTATATGATGATAAAGGTGAGGCTGCTTATGACAGTAAAGGAGGTAAAAGATATTCAATTCGTGATGCGCGACTTGATTATGAAATATCAAGTGCAGGTTCTATTCTTGAGGAAGCGATAAGGAAACTCGAACAGCCAAAATTAGATCCTGATACGAAAGAGCGCATCAGGGAAATTTTTAAAGGTGCGACACATTTAAAGAAAATTAAAACATCAAGGTTCAAAGATGAGTTGCTGCTGCGCTTCAAATATATGCGGCAAGCATTAACTAAAAATAAAACGATGTTTGATGATGAAGGTAAGGGGGTTGGGCGCCTTGCGTTGGTTAATAAAAATGATACTGACATTTAG